The Bacteroidota bacterium sequence AAGCTGAAAAGTTTATTTATATGCTTGCTACTAATCCCGGTTCCTGTATCAGAAATGGAGATTACTACGGAATTATTCTCTTGTTTTGAATTGATATTAATTTTGCCTTTCCGATTTGTAAATTTTATTGCGTTGTCAATTAAATTTCTAATTACTGTTTTAATTGTATGCTCGTCAGCAAAAAAGCTTTCGGAATTTTGAGAATAATAATTTAGCTCAATTTCTTTATGAATTACATTTGAATTTAATATTGAAATGCTTTCTTCAATTAGTTTTTTAGCACTTAATACTTTCTTTTTCAGCATAATAGCTTGGCGTTGCGATCTTGCCCATTCAAGTAAATTTTCGAGTAATTTATAAAATGATTTGCTTTCATTGTAGATTGTTGATGAAATTTTCTTAATGTCATCATCATCAAAGCTATTGCTATCCGAAGCCAGAAGTTCTGAAAATCCTAAAATGGAATTGAAAGGGCTTTTTAGATCGTGAGCAATAATAGAGAAGAATTTGTCTTTTGCAGCGATTGATTTTTTAAGATTTCGCTCACTTTCTTTCAAGACATTATTTGCTATAATTCTATTTGTGATATCGTGATTTACAATGACTGCACCAGAAAGTGTACCATCAGATTTTTTTAAAACAGTTGCTGAACTGCTAAGATATATTTCTCTGCCAGATTTATGGTATTGAACAATATCTCCTTTCCAAACTCCTTCATTAATAAGTGTTTGTTTTACTATCTTATTATTCGTTTTGGTGTAAGTAGTTGGAATAATTTTATTGATATTTTTCCCCACAACTTCATGTTCTTCCCAGCCGTAAACTTTTTTGGCTGCTTTGTTCCAACTTTTTATCCAAAACTGCTCATTTTCATATTCTGTAGAGATAATTACGTCTGAAACTTTTTCGACAAGACTTGCAAGATAGGAGATTTGGTCTCTTGACCTTTTCAATTCATTTTCATTGTCAATTTGTTCGGCAATTTTTTTTATATTTCCTACTAATATGTCAATAAAATTGCCGTCTTTAACTATGTAGTCTCTTGCTCCAAATTGTAAAAGTTCCACGGCTAATTTTTCATATCCCTGACCGGTAATAAAAACAAAGGGGGGGATTGCTATTCCTTCTTCCAATAGCGCTTCAATCAATTCTTTGCCAGTCATATCAGGCAAACTGTAGTCGAGAAGAATCAGAAAATTATTGTTATTTTTTATAAATTCTATTGCGTCCTTTCCAACTAATATGCTGTAAACATTAAATCCAGCTTTCCTAAGCTTTTTACAAATAAGTTTGTTTAATCCTTCATTATCTTCTACTACAAGTATTGAATTGATTTTATTATCTGAATTGTTGTTCATCGTGCATTATTTTATTGAACTCAATTTGCGTACGATAATTTAATAAAAAAGTTAAAGCTGATTATATATTGCCATGATTATTTCATTATAATAGTTGATACTCTAAAATCTAGGATTATACATAATAGTATTATTGTTTATAAAATCCATTGATTAAGGGTATTTGCACAACAGACAGAAATAAGCCAACCTGTTTTATTGAATTTACGAATTTATCGTATTCAAGAGGTTTTGTAATATAATTGCTACAACCTAATTGGTGGCATTTTTCTACTTCTTTAGGGTCATCGGTAGTAGTGAGCATGATTACCGGAATTTTTGTAAGTTCTTTGTCTTTTTTAAGTTGGCTTAAAACTTCAATTCCATCAGTTCCGGGCATTCTTATGTCGAGTAGGAGCAGATATGGGATATGCGATTCTCTATGTGGTCCATCGCCTCGCCTAAACAGATAGTTGAGAACTTCTTCACCGTCTATGAAATGAATTATTTCATTTGAAATTCCAGCTCTTTTCAAGTTTTTTCTTATCAAGATGGCATGTCCGTGATCGTCTTCTGTGATTAATATCTTAACGTTTTCTTGCATCATATTAGATTAGTGATTTTAATTCTACAAAATTTTGCCAACAAAAGTAGCATTTTTTGAGATTTTTTATAAAAAATGGTTAAATAACATCTGAATATTACTGAATTTAAGGATTTGTTGGCAATTGTATAAAGAAGGTAGAACCATATCCTTCTTCTGCCTCAAGCCAAATTTTGCCGTTTAGTTTTGTAATAAGTTTACGAACTATGGTTAGACCTAATCCATCTCCTTCAGTTTTGCGATTATTCATTCTGAAAAATATGTTAAAAATCTTTTCGTGGTTCTTCTTTGGAATCCCAATTCCATTATCTTTTATTGAATATATTGCATAATTGTTTTCTATATAGCCATCAATAGAAATTACTGCTTGTCTATTCGGATGTCTGTATTTGATAGAATTGCTAATTATATTAGAGAAAATTTGGTTCACGAGAAGGCTATTTGAGTAACAATTAGGTAGCGGTTTACTTTCAATTTTTATGTTTTTTTCACTTATGGTTGTTTCATATAATTGAATTATTCTTCTAAATAAAAGATTCATTTCTACTTTTTCCGGAAGCATGTCGCCCCGTCCGGCTCTTGAGAGTTTTAGCAAACCGGATAGAAGTTCATCAATTTTGTTCGCACTTGAATTAATATACAAAACTGCTTCTTCTATATCATATTCAATAATATTGAGCAGTTCGGCTTTTGTTTCTTGAGGCAATTTCAAGCTTTTAATTATTTGAGAAACTTCATTGATACTATTTTTCATTTCAATAGAAAATCCCTGTACATTTACCAGTGGTGATCGCAAATCGTGTGAGCTAATATAAATAATCTGCTCTAATTCTTCATTTTTCTCTTTAAGCTCATTTATTAATCTTTCAATCCTCTTTTCATCTTTTTTTCGGTCTGAAATATCAATTGCAATTCCACATACCGATAATAATTTTTTGTTTTTATCAAACAATGGAAATTTGTATGATAAATAATGATGTAAAACATTATCCTGTGGAACAATTTCCTCAGCTATTATCATTTTTGCCGAATCAACTACTTGTAAATCATTATTTCGGAAATTATCTGCTATTTCTTTCGGAAAAATATCCTGATCTATTTTACCTATTATTTCTTTGTTAGTGATATTAATAATATTTTCAAATTTCTTATTAATCTTTTGATACTCACCATTTGGAGATTTGAATGATACAATTGTTGGCGAATTATTTATGAAACTCTCAAGAAGTGCTTCATTTCTTTCTAATTCAAGTTCTATAAGTTTTATTTTGGTAATATCATTTACCATCCCCGAAATAATATTATCTTCAATAATAGAATTAATATAAATATATTTTATTTCCCCAGATTTTGTCTTTGCTTTAAGTTCATAATTGTCTGTTTTTTTATCTTTCATTATCAATTTTATGAATTTTTGTCTTTCTTGATCGTTTTCATAAAATGATTTAATTGTAATTTTTTTAAGCTCATCTATAGATTTGTATCCAAATATTCGTAAAAAGGAAGGATTAGCGAAAAGAAATTCTCCCTCTAAATTTGTTCCATAAACACCAATTTCAGATTTGTCAATAAAATTTCTATATCGTTCCTCGCTTTTTGTAAGCTTTTCGTTAATTCTAATCTTATCCGTAAGA is a genomic window containing:
- a CDS encoding response regulator; this translates as MQENVKILITEDDHGHAILIRKNLKRAGISNEIIHFIDGEEVLNYLFRRGDGPHRESHIPYLLLLDIRMPGTDGIEVLSQLKKDKELTKIPVIMLTTTDDPKEVEKCHQLGCSNYITKPLEYDKFVNSIKQVGLFLSVVQIPLINGFYKQ
- a CDS encoding response regulator, which produces MNNNSDNKINSILVVEDNEGLNKLICKKLRKAGFNVYSILVGKDAIEFIKNNNNFLILLDYSLPDMTGKELIEALLEEGIAIPPFVFITGQGYEKLAVELLQFGARDYIVKDGNFIDILVGNIKKIAEQIDNENELKRSRDQISYLASLVEKVSDVIISTEYENEQFWIKSWNKAAKKVYGWEEHEVVGKNINKIIPTTYTKTNNKIVKQTLINEGVWKGDIVQYHKSGREIYLSSSATVLKKSDGTLSGAVIVNHDITNRIIANNVLKESERNLKKSIAAKDKFFSIIAHDLKSPFNSILGFSELLASDSNSFDDDDIKKISSTIYNESKSFYKLLENLLEWARSQRQAIMLKKKVLSAKKLIEESISILNSNVIHKEIELNYYSQNSESFFADEHTIKTVIRNLIDNAIKFTNRKGKININSKQENNSVVISISDTGTGISSKHINKLFSFENGISSNGTENEQGTGLGLLVCKEFIELNGGSIHVKSEVNVGTEFIIKIPIF
- a CDS encoding PAS domain S-box protein, with translation MNNLKSIRYKIIFLIASVAILLSISIVLNLWNTFFEIEAQITTSRIIIVLSFIVLIISIAIGFLFAIYSKKSKEEIQNSTNTLFVSQEGFDSIISILGFGLVVFNKKMEVCRVNNVIKQLLKSKNPENRKCEDLICSNSDNEICSFCPSKKAFADGKIHEANIRSRINNGTLHFRIIAYPVKNSLNEVDQVIMIYENLTDKIRINEKLTKSEERYRNFIDKSEIGVYGTNLEGEFLFANPSFLRIFGYKSIDELKKITIKSFYENDQERQKFIKLIMKDKKTDNYELKAKTKSGEIKYIYINSIIEDNIISGMVNDITKIKLIELELERNEALLESFINNSPTIVSFKSPNGEYQKINKKFENIINITNKEIIGKIDQDIFPKEIADNFRNNDLQVVDSAKMIIAEEIVPQDNVLHHYLSYKFPLFDKNKKLLSVCGIAIDISDRKKDEKRIERLINELKEKNEELEQIIYISSHDLRSPLVNVQGFSIEMKNSINEVSQIIKSLKLPQETKAELLNIIEYDIEEAVLYINSSANKIDELLSGLLKLSRAGRGDMLPEKVEMNLLFRRIIQLYETTISEKNIKIESKPLPNCYSNSLLVNQIFSNIISNSIKYRHPNRQAVISIDGYIENNYAIYSIKDNGIGIPKKNHEKIFNIFFRMNNRKTEGDGLGLTIVRKLITKLNGKIWLEAEEGYGSTFFIQLPTNP